CTTTTGGGTTGCTTTTTTTCTTTTATCTTTTTGTCATCATTGGCTCTTCAAATGCCGTGAATTTGACAGATGGCCTCGATGGCCTCGCTGCCGGCGTACTCATCATGGTATCTGTTGCTTTTGCTCTCATTGCCTTTATTTCAAATAATTTTAATCTCTCGTCGTATCTTAATATTTTATATATCGAACAGGCGGGAGAAATGGCGATCTATCTGTCCGCTTTTGCAGGGGCAGTGCTTGGGTTTTTGTGGTTCAACTGCCATCCTGCCACGCTTTTTATGGGAGATATTGGATCGCTTACATTGGGTGGAATCTTGGGAACTTCTGCAATTCTTTTAAAACGTGAATTTTTACTGGCGATTTTTGGAGCGATTTTTGTTATCGAAACTCTTTCTGTGATGATTCAGGTGCTCTATTTTCGTTTCACACACGGGAAACGTTTTTTTAAATGCGCTCCTTTGCATCACCACTTTGAGTACAAAGGCTTAAAAGAAACAAAAGTTGTTGTGCGTTTTTGGATTATTGCACTCTTGTTTGCTCTATTTGGACTTTTAACCCTCAAAATACAATGAAGATTTTAGTTGTTGGATTTGGTGTTGCTGGAAAAGATCTGTATAATTATCTCAAGGAGCAAAACCATCATGTGTCTGTCTGCGATGATTTTTTACAAGGTGAGGAATTCATCCAAGAACTAGAACCCTTTGATCTTGCCATCCATTCGCCTGGAGTTCCTATGATAAGCCCATGGATTCAAAAGATTAGGGCCGCCAATATCCCTCTTATTTCAGAAGCAGAGTTTGCTATCTCTAAATTAAAAGGAACTCTCATAGGTATCACGGGAACCAATGGCAAAACCACTACCACGCTCTTTTTGGAATATGTGTTACAAAAAGAGAATCAGGCAATGGCTATTGGAAATAATGGCGTATCCTTTGCAAAATATTTACAAAATCCGCTCCAAAATCCCCTCCTTCTTTTAGAACTCTCTTCTTATCAATTAGAACACTTAAAAACGGCACAATTAGATGTGGGAGTGATTCTCAATATTTCCCAAGATCATCTCGATCGCTACAGTAGTTTTGAAGACTATGCACTTGCCAAAATCAAGATGCAAGAATTTGTAAAACCTGAAGGCACTCTTTTTGTAGAGTACAATACCTATCAGCGCTTTTCTAAATATTTTAAAAGAGAGATTGTCACTTTTGGATACGAAAAAAATGCCGATCTTACAATCAGAAGGGATTTTTTACAAAATGCCAATTTGCATGATCGCAGTAACATTTTTGTGGCAGCTCAAGTATTAAAAGCGCTTAATATCAATCCTGTAAAAGCAATAAAAGCTTACCAGACCTTTCAAAAACCTGAGCATCGTTTGGAATTTATAGATACCATTGAGGGTGTGCATTTTTTTAACGATAGCAAGGCGACAAATGTAGGTGCTGTAAAAGCAGCTCTTTTGGGATTAAAGCACAAGCGCATTTTTCTCATTATGGGTGGAGAGGACAAAAAGAGCGATTTTAGGGCTTTAAAAAAAACGCTCAAAACATCTGTGAAACATCTTTTTGTGATTGGCAAAAGTGCAAAAAAAATTAAACAGACATTTGAAAAAGATCTTCCCATTACAGAGGCTGTAGAATTAGAAAAAGCTGTCAAAAGTGCCTTTGAAATGGCTAAAGCTCAAGACGCCATTCTTTTGTCGCCGGGTTGTGCAAGTTTTGATCAATTTGAAAATTACGTTGATCGTGGAAATAAATTTCGCTACACTGTAAATAAGTTGAAAAAAGGAGTAAGTCCATGAGCCGAAAAAATACGATCATCGCAGCAGTTTTAATCAATACCGTTTTTTTAGTCGTATTGTTTTCCTTAGCAATCAAAACGACGATCGAAGACGAAAAGAGTGCTCTGCCTAATTTAGCAACGAACGAAGAGATCCTATCAGAAGTAAACCACGAAGAGTTTCCCTCACTTCTATTAGAAGATGCGAAAACAGATTCCAAGCCTTTGCTTGAAGAAAAAGCTAACTTTTTAAAACAGTTGGAAAGTTTAGAAAAACAAGCCATCCCACAAAAAACACCACCAGAAATCAAAAGAGAGACTGCAATGACTCCAAAAGCACCTGTCTTTGAAGATAAATATGTGATGATCACAGTGAAAAAAGGGGATATGCTTGCAAAGATTGCAAAAGCAAATGGTGCGACTGTTAAAGAAATCATGGAACTCAATGATCTTAAATCTACGATGTTGCGCATTGGACAAAAACTCAAAGTGCCTAAACACCAAAAAATTCAAATGGGCAATCAAGATGAAGATTTTCAGTTTTATACCATCCAAAAAGGTGATAATTTATGGCTTATTGCATCAAAACACAAATTAAGAGTGAATGATTTGATGCGACTCAATCAACTTGATGAAGCCAAAGCTAAACGATTGAAACCAGGCGACCAAATCCGCATTCGTTAATGAAAAGAGGTCTATTTGTTCTCATAGCTTCGAGTATTTTTTTTATTGGGCTATTGATGGTTTTCAATGCATCATCTGCAGAAATTTTAAATCGTCATCTGAATAAAAACTTGCATTTTGCAAGTATCAAACAAATCCTATGTGCTCTGATTGGTATTGGCTTAGGGTTTTTCGCTTACAAACTGGGATATGCGTGGTTTTTAAAATATTCAGGGCATTTAATGGTGCTATCCACTTTATTACTCATTTTGGTCTTTGTCCCAAAAATTGGTGTTTGTATCAATGGTGGGCATCGGTGGATCCGCCTTTTGGGATTTTCTTTTCAACCAAGCGAGTTGATTAAGTGTTTTATGCCCCTTCATGCCATTTTTTTTATTCACAAAGAAAAATATACCTTTATGTCGTTTTTTCGGCGTATGAGCCTATTTTGTATCCCTGTGCTGCTGATTTTTATTGAACCCGATAATGGTACCGTGTTTATCTTAGTGCTGCTCATGGTGGCAACCTTTTTTCTCACACGTGTGCCTGCGCGTTTTTGGCTCTTGCCTTTGTGTGTTGCCATGATTTGTGGGGGGATTTTGATTGCAAGAATGCCTCATGCAAGAGCGCGTGTGCAAGTTTATTTAAATCCAGAACTTGATTTGAGAGGCAAAGGCCACCAACCTTACCAAGCGAAAATCGCAATGGGAAGTGGGGGACTTTTTGGAAAAGGCCTTTCCCATTCGTTTCAAAAATTGGAATATTTACCCGAAGCACAAAATG
This genomic window from Chlamydiota bacterium contains:
- the murD gene encoding UDP-N-acetylmuramoylalanine--D-glutamate ligase, producing MKILVVGFGVAGKDLYNYLKEQNHHVSVCDDFLQGEEFIQELEPFDLAIHSPGVPMISPWIQKIRAANIPLISEAEFAISKLKGTLIGITGTNGKTTTTLFLEYVLQKENQAMAIGNNGVSFAKYLQNPLQNPLLLLELSSYQLEHLKTAQLDVGVILNISQDHLDRYSSFEDYALAKIKMQEFVKPEGTLFVEYNTYQRFSKYFKREIVTFGYEKNADLTIRRDFLQNANLHDRSNIFVAAQVLKALNINPVKAIKAYQTFQKPEHRLEFIDTIEGVHFFNDSKATNVGAVKAALLGLKHKRIFLIMGGEDKKSDFRALKKTLKTSVKHLFVIGKSAKKIKQTFEKDLPITEAVELEKAVKSAFEMAKAQDAILLSPGCASFDQFENYVDRGNKFRYTVNKLKKGVSP
- the cwlS gene encoding D-gamma-glutamyl-meso-diaminopimelic acid endopeptidase CwlS, with amino-acid sequence MSRKNTIIAAVLINTVFLVVLFSLAIKTTIEDEKSALPNLATNEEILSEVNHEEFPSLLLEDAKTDSKPLLEEKANFLKQLESLEKQAIPQKTPPEIKRETAMTPKAPVFEDKYVMITVKKGDMLAKIAKANGATVKEIMELNDLKSTMLRIGQKLKVPKHQKIQMGNQDEDFQFYTIQKGDNLWLIASKHKLRVNDLMRLNQLDEAKAKRLKPGDQIRIR
- the ftsW_1 gene encoding putative lipid II flippase FtsW gives rise to the protein MKRGLFVLIASSIFFIGLLMVFNASSAEILNRHLNKNLHFASIKQILCALIGIGLGFFAYKLGYAWFLKYSGHLMVLSTLLLILVFVPKIGVCINGGHRWIRLLGFSFQPSELIKCFMPLHAIFFIHKEKYTFMSFFRRMSLFCIPVLLIFIEPDNGTVFILVLLMVATFFLTRVPARFWLLPLCVAMICGGILIARMPHARARVQVYLNPELDLRGKGHQPYQAKIAMGSGGLFGKGLSHSFQKLEYLPEAQNDYIAAIFAEEFGFFGISLLLVFYLLLSMFGFLIAQSAPDKKGFQVASVLTFTLLIQVFLNLGVVSNLLPSTGINLPLFSQGGTSIMVTCLMIGLILSCDPNAKPVDLKPWLKKTKFSLR